The following are encoded in a window of Desulfopila inferna genomic DNA:
- the tmk gene encoding dTMP kinase, producing MDQNENSEMKRGSLIVFEGIDGTGKSTQLELLAVHLRASGYDVVTTKEPTEGEFGQRIRKLYLNRDEVTREEELDLFLCDRRDHVEHLIRPSLAEGKIILCDRYYLSTMAYQGAAGMNIDEIARKNNFAPEPDLALIFQLNPRQSIERITSNRGDRLNDFEQEDSLKKVERIFNSLSYPYICYIDADQTIEDVHHAVTAAVYTILNRPE from the coding sequence ATGGACCAGAATGAGAACAGCGAGATGAAGCGCGGCAGCCTCATCGTTTTTGAAGGAATCGACGGCACCGGTAAATCCACGCAGTTAGAGCTGCTGGCAGTACACCTGAGAGCGAGCGGGTACGATGTTGTTACCACAAAAGAGCCGACGGAAGGTGAATTCGGCCAGCGGATCCGCAAACTCTATCTCAACCGGGATGAGGTAACCAGGGAGGAAGAGCTTGATCTTTTTCTGTGCGATCGCCGTGATCATGTGGAACACCTGATACGACCCTCCCTTGCAGAGGGTAAAATCATCCTCTGCGACCGCTATTATCTCTCCACCATGGCCTATCAGGGTGCAGCCGGCATGAATATAGATGAAATTGCCAGAAAAAACAATTTTGCTCCTGAGCCCGATCTGGCTCTCATTTTTCAACTGAACCCGAGACAATCCATTGAGAGAATTACCAGCAACCGAGGAGACCGGCTCAACGATTTTGAACAGGAAGATTCTCTTAAAAAGGTTGAAAGAATTTTTAATTCACTCAGTTATCCTTATATTTGTTATATTGATGCCGATCAAACCATAGAGGATGTTCATCATGCCGTCACGGCTGCGGTATACACTATCTTGAACAGGCCAGAATAA
- the rpsP gene encoding 30S ribosomal protein S16: MAVRIRLTRLGRKKKPFYRIIVADSENKRDGKFLDILGTYDPLQNPAAVQIDNDKLQDWLGRGALPTTTVKSLIKKQAVVGE; this comes from the coding sequence ATGGCAGTTCGCATTCGATTAACCAGACTTGGCAGAAAGAAAAAACCTTTCTATCGTATTATCGTCGCCGACAGTGAAAATAAACGTGACGGTAAGTTCCTTGACATCCTGGGAACATATGATCCACTGCAGAATCCTGCTGCGGTGCAGATCGATAATGACAAATTACAAGATTGGCTCGGCAGAGGCGCATTGCCGACAACCACGGTAAAGAGCCTGATCAAGAAGCAAGCCGTTGTCGGCGAATAG
- the rplS gene encoding 50S ribosomal protein L19, translating into MSAIIDKIELEQMRQDHPDFRPGDTIKVYIRIIEGSKERVQIFQGVVIKRKRGTMNASYTVRKISHGVGVEKTFALHNPRIEKIEVVSRGRVRRSRLFYLRARRGKAARIRERSTR; encoded by the coding sequence ATGAGTGCAATCATCGATAAAATTGAATTAGAGCAGATGCGCCAGGACCATCCGGATTTCCGTCCTGGAGATACCATCAAGGTGTACATCCGCATCATTGAGGGCAGCAAGGAACGTGTGCAGATCTTTCAGGGAGTCGTAATCAAGCGCAAGCGCGGCACAATGAATGCCTCCTATACCGTCAGGAAAATTTCCCACGGTGTCGGCGTCGAGAAAACATTCGCCCTGCATAATCCTCGAATTGAAAAAATTGAGGTTGTCTCCCGAGGACGTGTACGCAGATCCAGACTCTTTTATCTGCGCGCCAGACGGGGCAAAGCCGCACGTATCCGCGAGCGCTCTACCCGCTAA
- a CDS encoding YraN family protein, which yields MSYNGISLGKAGEKSAAHFLRKKGYTIIQTNYRTRYAEIDIIADHRNTLVFIEVKTRKTNFLETPLAAVTVNKQRHISMAAQLYLGSKNLFDKDARFDVIAVYLGGGTTPRIEHIENAFELNFGF from the coding sequence TTGTCATATAACGGTATCTCTCTCGGTAAGGCCGGTGAGAAATCGGCTGCGCATTTTCTGCGTAAAAAGGGATATACCATAATCCAGACAAATTATCGCACCAGATACGCCGAGATCGATATTATTGCCGATCACCGCAACACCTTGGTTTTCATCGAGGTTAAAACCCGAAAAACCAATTTTCTCGAAACACCGCTTGCGGCTGTTACAGTAAATAAACAGAGACATATCAGCATGGCTGCCCAGCTGTATCTCGGCAGTAAGAATCTTTTTGACAAAGATGCCCGTTTTGACGTCATCGCCGTTTATCTCGGTGGTGGTACAACCCCGCGGATAGAGCATATTGAAAACGCTTTTGAGCTCAACTTCGGTTTTTGA
- a CDS encoding KH domain-containing protein has translation MQDLVVYIAKALVDNPDEVKTTVSEEEDSITIGLSVAQEDLGKVIGKQGRTARAMRTLLAAAADKENKKTRLDILE, from the coding sequence ATGCAGGATTTAGTGGTATACATAGCCAAAGCGCTTGTTGACAATCCCGATGAGGTGAAGACAACCGTGAGCGAAGAGGAAGACAGCATCACTATCGGACTCAGCGTCGCTCAAGAAGATCTTGGTAAAGTCATCGGCAAGCAGGGCAGAACCGCTCGGGCCATGCGCACTTTGCTCGCGGCTGCAGCTGATAAGGAAAACAAGAAAACACGCCTTGATATTCTTGAGTAG
- a CDS encoding ribonuclease HII → MKGSSLLNILPSEDDNFRLERSLRTQGFTCIAGTDEVGRGPLAGPVVAACVTLPPYCDASPFLDSKETSHAQRLKLGSLLQENGATIGIGIVSHRQIDTINILQASLLAMKLAVFHHSTVGATPDFILVDGRFELPLSVPQLALIKGESKSGSIAAASIVAKLQRDRIMTSLDEKYPHYNFRQNKGYATLHHRQAIAGYGPCPVHRLTFKGVREFVI, encoded by the coding sequence GTGAAAGGGTCTTCGCTGCTCAATATCTTGCCGTCCGAGGATGACAATTTTCGGCTTGAAAGAAGTTTGCGCACTCAGGGCTTTACCTGTATTGCCGGCACCGACGAGGTCGGACGTGGTCCTCTGGCAGGACCTGTGGTGGCTGCATGTGTTACTCTGCCGCCGTACTGTGATGCATCGCCTTTTCTTGACTCCAAGGAAACCAGTCATGCGCAGCGCCTTAAGCTGGGCAGTCTGCTTCAGGAAAATGGTGCAACTATCGGCATCGGCATAGTTTCCCACAGGCAAATTGACACCATCAACATCCTGCAGGCATCCCTGCTTGCCATGAAACTTGCTGTTTTTCATCATTCCACCGTAGGAGCCACGCCGGATTTTATTCTGGTAGATGGAAGATTTGAATTACCGCTGAGCGTCCCTCAGCTTGCCTTGATAAAAGGTGAAAGCAAGAGTGGCTCGATAGCAGCTGCCTCCATTGTCGCCAAATTACAGCGGGATCGCATCATGACCTCTCTTGACGAAAAATATCCTCATTACAATTTCAGACAGAACAAGGGATACGCTACCCTCCATCACCGGCAGGCAATCGCCGGATACGGTCCCTGCCCCGTACACCGTTTGACGTTTAAAGGAGTACGGGAATTTGTCATATAA
- the rimM gene encoding ribosome maturation factor RimM (Essential for efficient processing of 16S rRNA) — protein MADEFSFAEDEYLLVGKVTKPHGLHGEVKIFPFSEDAQTLLQYPKIVLVDRTGRLSPVLRVEKARVQGKTVVVKLDTVNDRNEAEALQGKGILVFKEDLPAAGEDEFYWYQLYDLPVFTDAGERLGVITSIFSNGAQDIMVVEDDDNEYLIPILDTIIKEQTEEGVVISPPPGLLEINSGSSA, from the coding sequence ATGGCTGATGAGTTTAGCTTTGCCGAAGATGAATATCTTCTTGTAGGAAAGGTCACCAAACCGCACGGACTGCATGGTGAGGTAAAAATATTCCCCTTTTCGGAAGATGCTCAAACGCTTTTGCAGTATCCCAAAATAGTGCTGGTGGACCGAACAGGTCGGCTGTCTCCTGTTCTTCGTGTGGAAAAGGCACGGGTACAGGGCAAGACGGTGGTTGTCAAGCTCGACACCGTCAACGACAGAAACGAGGCGGAAGCCCTTCAAGGCAAGGGAATTCTGGTATTCAAAGAAGATCTTCCGGCGGCTGGAGAGGATGAGTTTTACTGGTATCAACTGTATGATCTGCCGGTATTTACCGATGCCGGAGAAAGACTTGGCGTGATAACGTCAATCTTTTCGAATGGCGCACAGGATATTATGGTGGTAGAGGATGATGATAATGAATATCTGATTCCGATACTCGACACCATCATCAAGGAGCAAACCGAAGAAGGTGTCGTTATATCACCGCCTCCCGGGCTTCTTGAAATCAATAGCGGCAGCAGTGCATGA
- the pdxA gene encoding 4-hydroxythreonine-4-phosphate dehydrogenase PdxA, whose translation MSLIGITMGCPVGIGPEIILRYFQATGNPRNNRTVVIGDLEVLRYNASHFGIPIECVPWQPGEALPDSGIPVYSVTSLSPDMLNWGRPSKETGLAMAGYIETAVELARQGAIDGITTCPISKIALQRAGYSYPGHTEMLADLTGEHHFTMMMAGTSLRVTLVTIHCSVQQIAARLSIETILQRIRITHTSLITDFAIPKPKIAVAGLNPHAGEEGMFGVEESEIILPAIEQARAANMNVDGPYPPDTVFVKAAAKEFDAVVCMYHDQGLIPFKLLHFDDGVNVTIGLALVRTSVDHGTAYDIAGKGVAKADSLAAAVKMAAEIVENRKKMCNYTLSS comes from the coding sequence ATGTCACTGATTGGTATAACGATGGGCTGCCCCGTCGGAATCGGGCCCGAAATTATTCTTCGATACTTCCAGGCCACCGGTAATCCCCGCAATAATAGAACCGTCGTGATCGGTGACCTTGAGGTTCTGCGCTATAATGCCTCTCATTTCGGCATACCCATCGAGTGTGTTCCGTGGCAGCCCGGCGAAGCATTACCTGATAGCGGCATTCCCGTTTACAGCGTTACCAGCCTTTCACCGGACATGCTCAACTGGGGCCGGCCCAGCAAAGAGACCGGACTGGCCATGGCCGGATATATAGAGACAGCCGTTGAGTTGGCCAGGCAGGGAGCCATTGACGGAATAACCACCTGCCCTATTTCCAAAATAGCCCTGCAACGCGCCGGCTACTCCTACCCTGGCCACACCGAGATGCTGGCAGATCTCACCGGAGAGCACCATTTTACCATGATGATGGCCGGCACCTCATTGCGGGTTACTCTGGTTACAATTCACTGCAGTGTACAGCAAATAGCCGCACGATTGAGCATTGAGACAATTCTGCAGCGCATCCGCATCACGCACACATCCCTGATTACCGACTTTGCGATCCCCAAACCTAAAATTGCGGTAGCCGGTCTCAACCCTCACGCCGGCGAAGAGGGCATGTTCGGCGTTGAGGAATCGGAAATTATTTTGCCTGCCATCGAACAGGCCAGGGCGGCAAACATGAATGTCGATGGTCCCTACCCTCCCGACACGGTCTTCGTCAAGGCCGCGGCAAAAGAGTTTGACGCAGTCGTCTGCATGTATCATGACCAGGGACTCATTCCCTTTAAGCTCCTGCATTTCGACGACGGCGTCAATGTGACCATAGGTCTGGCTCTGGTGCGCACTTCCGTGGATCACGGCACCGCCTATGATATTGCCGGCAAAGGGGTGGCAAAGGCCGACAGCCTTGCCGCGGCAGTGAAAATGGCTGCAGAAATCGTGGAAAACAGAAAGAAAATGTGCAATTATACCTTATCATCATGA
- the trmD gene encoding tRNA (guanosine(37)-N1)-methyltransferase TrmD: protein MIFDILTIFPDFFQSPLEESILRRARDKGSIEVHITNIRDFAFDKHAMTDDRPFGGGEGMVMKAEPLAAALQSIEKVIDTPRVILLSPQGRAFTQEVAGELAAEPQLIMICGRYEGVDERFRQHYVSDEISIGDYILTGGELAALIVIDAVTRLLPGVLGCAASAEKDTFSRNLLKHPQYTRPREFEGLAVPEDLLSGDHQRIEEYRFIASIRQTLAKRPELLARETFSKSEIKLLKKNELYAPIEEIRKGRIS from the coding sequence ATGATTTTTGACATATTGACGATTTTTCCCGATTTTTTTCAGTCTCCGCTTGAGGAGAGCATTCTGAGAAGGGCCAGGGACAAAGGTAGTATAGAAGTACATATTACCAATATTCGCGATTTTGCCTTCGACAAACATGCCATGACCGACGATAGACCCTTCGGCGGCGGCGAGGGCATGGTGATGAAGGCGGAGCCTCTTGCCGCTGCATTGCAAAGTATCGAAAAGGTTATTGATACACCTCGGGTGATTCTACTCAGCCCTCAGGGCAGAGCATTCACTCAGGAGGTAGCAGGGGAACTCGCGGCCGAGCCGCAGCTGATTATGATCTGCGGCAGATATGAAGGAGTTGATGAACGTTTCCGGCAGCACTACGTCAGTGATGAAATCTCAATTGGAGACTATATACTCACCGGAGGCGAACTTGCCGCTCTGATAGTCATTGACGCGGTCACCCGACTGCTTCCCGGGGTACTTGGCTGTGCGGCATCCGCTGAAAAGGATACCTTCAGCAGAAACCTGCTGAAACATCCGCAGTACACGCGGCCTCGAGAATTTGAAGGTTTAGCGGTACCGGAGGATTTGCTGTCTGGAGATCATCAGCGCATCGAGGAGTATCGTTTTATTGCGTCAATACGGCAGACACTGGCAAAACGGCCGGAGCTTCTTGCACGTGAGACTTTTTCGAAAAGTGAAATTAAACTCCTGAAAAAAAATGAGCTCTATGCTCCAATAGAAGAAATACGGAAAGGTCGGATAAGTTGA
- a CDS encoding RNA methyltransferase yields the protein MQEQKERGVDIALVHHPVLGKKGEIIGSAVTNLDLHDIARIARTYGVDEYYIVTPYADQQELVKEILEHWQKGHGSTYNPARKEAFSLVRLAHSLEEVIEGIARKRQLKPMLVTTSAGTQEKCISYTESRKRIDNGEPTLLVFGTAHGLAPEVSAKADYTLPAIAGRTGYNHLPVRSAVAIICDRLLSDENDK from the coding sequence ATGCAGGAACAAAAAGAAAGGGGTGTTGATATAGCCCTGGTGCATCATCCGGTTCTTGGCAAGAAAGGTGAAATTATCGGATCGGCGGTAACCAATCTCGACCTTCACGATATAGCACGGATAGCAAGGACCTATGGGGTGGATGAGTATTATATTGTCACCCCTTATGCGGATCAGCAGGAACTTGTAAAGGAAATACTCGAACACTGGCAGAAAGGTCATGGCTCGACCTACAATCCTGCCAGAAAAGAGGCTTTCAGTCTGGTTAGGCTGGCACATTCACTTGAAGAAGTCATTGAGGGCATCGCCCGCAAACGGCAGCTCAAACCGATGCTGGTGACCACCAGTGCAGGTACTCAGGAAAAATGTATTTCCTACACTGAGTCACGCAAGCGCATTGACAACGGCGAGCCCACATTGCTAGTATTTGGAACCGCCCATGGCCTTGCTCCCGAGGTGAGTGCGAAAGCGGACTACACTCTGCCCGCGATCGCAGGCAGGACGGGATATAATCATTTGCCCGTCCGATCGGCTGTTGCCATCATCTGCGACAGACTGTTGAGTGATGAGAACGACAAATAA